The proteins below are encoded in one region of Phaseolus vulgaris cultivar G19833 chromosome 1, P. vulgaris v2.0, whole genome shotgun sequence:
- the LOC137813483 gene encoding chalcone synthase 1B-like — protein MASVDEIHKAQRAERPATILAIATATPLNCVEQSTYSDYYFRVTKSEHKTELKKKFDRLCKKSMIKKRYMQLTEEMLKEHPNIGEHNAPSLNARQDLVVMEVARLGKEAATKAIEEWGEPKSKVTHLIFCTTSGNDMPGADYQLTKLLGLNLNVKRYMIYQQGCYAGGTGLRLAKDLAENNKGARVLLVCSEITIFTFRGPSEAHVDNLVGQSLFGDGASAAIIGSDVIPNVEKPLFQLVWTSQTIVPNTEEVMALHLREAGLTFHVLKGLPDLISNNIENVLVEAFQPLSLSDYNSIFWIVHPGGRAILDQVEEKLGLKPGKLRASRHVLAEYGNMASACVLFIMDEMRNKSKEAELSTTGEGFDWGVLFGFGPGLTIETIVLRSVML, from the exons ATGGCAAGTGTTGATGAGATCCACAAGGCACAAAGGGCAGAACGCCCAGCTACAATCTTGGCAATAGCCACTGCTACTCCTCTCAACTGTGTGGAACAAAGCACCTATTCTGACTACTATTTTCGTGTCACCAAGAGTGAACATAAGACAGAGCTCAAAAAAAAATTCGACCGCTTAT GCAAAAAGTCAATGATTAAGAAGCGATACATGCAGTTGACAGAAGAGATGCTGAAGGAGCACCCGAACATTGGTGAGCACAATGCACCTTCATTGAATgcaaggcaagacttggtagtGATGGAAGTAGCGAGGCTAGGAAAAGAGGCTGCAACAAAGGCCATAGAAGAATGGGGTGAACCAAAGTCTAAAGTCACCCACCTAATCTTTTGCACCACAAGTGGTAATGACATGCCTGGTGCTGACTACCAACTCACCAAACTCTTGGGGCTTAACCTCAATGTGAAGCGTTACATGATATACCAACAAGGATGTTATGCCGGTGGAACTGGTCTTCGTTTGGCCAAAGACTTGGCTGAAAACAACAAAGGTGCTCGTGTGTTATTAGTTTGCTCAGAAATCACCATATTCACCTTCCGTGGCCCCAGTGAGGCTCATGTTGATAACCTTGTGGGGCAATCACTCTTCGGAGATGGTGCTTCTGCTGCCATTATTGGTTCGGACGTAATACCCAATGTTGAGAAGCCTTTGTTTCAACTAGTGTGGACTTCTCAAACAATAGTGCCAAATACTGAAGAGGTCATGGCATTGCACCTTCGTGAAGCTGGTCTGACATTCCATGTTCTCAAGGGTCTTCCTGATCTTATTTCAAACAACATTGAGAATGTTCTTGTTGAAGCTTTTCAACCACTAAGCCTCTCTGATTATAACTCCATCTTTTGGATAGTGCATCCTGGTGGACGTGCAATTCTAGACCAAGTTGAGGAAAAGTTAGGTTTGAAGCCAGGAAAACTGCGAGCCAGTCGACATGTTCTTGCTGAGTATGGTAATATGGCAAGTGCTTGTGTGCTTTTCATAATGGATGAAATGAGGAACAAGTCCAAAGAAGCTGAACTTTCCACAACTGGAGAAGGTTTTGATTGGGGAGTACTGTTTGGTTTTGGACCTGGACTCACTATTGAGACTATTGTGCTGCGTAGTGTCATGCTGTAA
- the LOC137815479 gene encoding uncharacterized protein — MYGYYMPKPKRIKNLLKAIGGHSSDTSHLDIHHHKSQNLLNDEIYNLLLNQQHYHKLSLLNHQSAQSAQPEGTSESALPHTSESTLPHTSESTEPYTPLSAQPHTLESEAERVAPKKGRHSNHYWFVDTIDEHGVTQKMKLKVRDAHNLPTGTRVVVNYDDNFQPIGEACGLLAGVCGQLAANHILLPISFESWSFVPDTYKDTIWENALKVNEDLAKRDVMFKIGKLWREYRCKLWNEFYDPVLSRNDLIKNVPDGLNMEQWAIFVDYPLKPSTVE; from the exons ATGTATGGTTATT ATATGCCTAAGCCTAAGAGGATTAAGAACTTGCTTAAGGCAATTGGTGGACATAGTTCAGACACATCT CATCTGGACATACACCACCACAAATCTCAAAATCTACTCAACGACGAGATTTACAACCTACTTTTGAATCAGCAGCACTACCACAAACTGAGTCTACTCAACCACCAATCTGCACAATCTGCACAACCTGAAGGCACATCTGAGTCTGCACTACCACATACATCTGAGTCTACACTGCCACATACATCCGAGTCTACAGAACCATATACCCCTCTATCTGCACAACCGCATACATTAGAATCTGAAGCAGAAAGGGTGGCACCAAAAAAAGGCAGACATTCAAACCACTATTGGTTTGTTGATACTATAG ATGAGCATGGAGTTACTCAGAAAATGAAGCTCAAGGTTAGGGATGCTCATAATTTGCCCACTGGAACACGTGTGGTTGTCAACTATGATGATAACTTTCAACCCATTGGAGAAGCATGTGGTTTGCTTGCTGGAGTTTGTGGACAGCTAGCAGCAAATCATATATTGTTGCCTATAAGTTTTGAAAGTTGGTCATTTGTGCCTGATACTTACAAGGATACTATATGGGAGAATGCACTAAAG GTAAATGAAGATCTCGCTAAGAGAGATGTTATGTTCAAAATTGGCAAATTGTGGAGGGAGTATAGATGCAAGCTCTGGAATGAATTCTATGACCCAGTGTTAAGCAGAAATGACTTAATAAAGAATGTTCCAGATGGTCTTAACATGGAGCAGTGGGCTATATTTGTGGATTATCCTCTCAAGCCTTCCACAGTG GAATAG
- the LOC137815478 gene encoding uncharacterized protein, translated as MPIDKSWISKPRNTIEYANGLNEFLEFAFGHANGVVIKCPCSKCGFNKWQTRDVVQEHLTCSTFPQNYQTWYMHGEGLSGNEAVVVPSAHVIEDVIESHNPMEDILNDAFGFVGHHDDHIDEGTQDDGVQDDMLHGEGNTNFDALLKDNNEPLYEGYTKYSKLSFMLKLYHIKCMCRMSDKAMTMILNLLKDAFEHAKFPNSFYEAKNVINKLGLNYVKIPACPKDCMLYWGEENESLEECKRCKTSKWKDKDKKQYAKILRYFPLKSRLQRLFMSSKTTESMTWHASEDNQDGLMRHPRDSEAWKAFDVLHP; from the coding sequence ATGCCAATTGATAAGAGTTGGATTTCTAAACCACGAAACACCATTGAATATGCAAATGGTTTGAATGAATTTTTGGAATTTGCATTTGGACATGCTAATGGTGTTGTCATAAAGTGTCCGTGTTCAAAGTGTGGTTTCAATAAGTGGCAAACAAGGGATGTAGTTCAAGAACACTTAACATGTAGCACTTTTCCTCAAAACTACCAAACTTGGTATATGCACGGTGAAGGACTAAGTGGAAATGAGGCTGTGGTTGTTCCAAGTGCGCATGTCATTGAAGATGTCATAGAATCTCATAATCCAATGGAAGACATATTGAACGATGCATTTGGGTTTGTGGGGCACCACGATGATCACATTGATGAGGGTACTCAAGATGATGGTGTACAAGATGATATGTTGCATGGTGAAGGAAATACAAACTTTGATGCGTTGTTGAAGGACAATAATGAACCACTATATGAAGGTTATACCAAGTATTCAAAGTTATCATTCATGTTGAAGTTGTATCATATAAAATGCATGTGTAGAATGAGTGATAAAGCAATGACCATGATTCTAAACTTGCTAAAGGACGCATTTGAACATGCTAAGTTTCCTAACTCATTTTATGAGGCCAAGAATGTGATTAACAAACTTGGTCTTAATTATGTCAAAATACCAGCTTGTCCAAAAGATTGCATGCTATATTGGGGTGAAGAGAATGAAAGCTTAGAAGAATGTAAACGGTGCAAAACGTCTAAGTggaaagataaagataagaaaCAATATGCAAAGATCTTGCGTTACTTTCCATTGAAGTCAAGATTGCAACGATTGTTTATGAGTTCTAAGACAACTGAATCTATGACATGGCATGCATCAGAGGATAACCAGGATGGGTTGATGAGGCATCCTAGAGATTCCGAGGCTTGGAAAGCATTTGATGTATTACATCCATAA